The following coding sequences lie in one candidate division WOR-3 bacterium genomic window:
- the pruA gene encoding L-glutamate gamma-semialdehyde dehydrogenase, with product MLTKFANETYLDFSRPEIGQKMKQALSELKGRAGKEHLLFIDGKWVKTKEKFFSYNPSDKSPVGTFQQGTVKEAEAALKSAWAAFETWRFVPAIERAAIFLRAARIMRSRRFEFDAAMVLEVGKNWLEADADFAEAIDFLEFYAREAIRYDQPGGVTPYPGEIQEVRYIPLGAGLVIPPWNFPCAIMAGMTTAAAVSGNTVVLKPASDAPLIATMFVECLEEAGLPPGVVNLVTGPGSTVGNYLVEHPKTRFISFTGSKDVGLGIIERAGRTAPGQIWIKRVVAEMGGKDCIIVDSEADLPSAVEGVVVSAYGFQGQKCSACSRLVLDAKIYDEFLDMLIARVKKIKMGPVEEQENWLGPVINQSAFKKIMDYIAVGKKEGRLICGGKGDERNGYFIQPTIFADVKRNARIAQEEIFGPVLAVIKARNFADALDIANSTEYGLTGAVYTRNRDKIIRAKKEFHVGNLYFNRKCTGALVDVQPFGGFNMSGTDSKAGGRDYLLLFLQAKSMTERF from the coding sequence ATGTTAACGAAATTTGCTAATGAGACTTATCTCGACTTTTCTCGGCCCGAAATCGGGCAGAAGATGAAACAGGCGCTGAGTGAGCTGAAGGGAAGAGCAGGTAAGGAGCATCTTCTTTTTATCGACGGTAAGTGGGTAAAGACCAAAGAAAAGTTTTTTAGTTATAACCCATCGGATAAGAGCCCAGTAGGCACTTTTCAACAGGGAACGGTCAAGGAGGCAGAGGCGGCGCTGAAATCTGCCTGGGCTGCCTTTGAAACCTGGCGGTTTGTGCCGGCGATTGAGCGGGCAGCAATATTTCTGCGTGCGGCAAGGATTATGCGCTCGCGCCGGTTTGAGTTTGATGCCGCAATGGTATTAGAGGTAGGGAAGAACTGGCTTGAGGCAGATGCCGACTTTGCTGAGGCGATTGATTTCCTTGAGTTCTATGCGCGGGAGGCGATTCGCTATGACCAGCCCGGCGGGGTAACACCTTATCCAGGTGAGATTCAGGAGGTCCGCTACATCCCCTTGGGCGCGGGTCTGGTGATTCCGCCCTGGAACTTCCCCTGCGCAATAATGGCAGGGATGACAACCGCAGCCGCGGTGAGCGGTAATACCGTTGTTTTGAAACCGGCATCAGATGCGCCCCTCATCGCGACGATGTTTGTAGAATGCCTTGAGGAGGCGGGTCTGCCCCCAGGCGTGGTTAACCTTGTAACCGGACCGGGTTCAACCGTTGGCAATTACTTAGTGGAGCATCCCAAGACCAGATTTATCTCCTTTACCGGCTCCAAGGATGTGGGACTGGGCATTATCGAGCGCGCGGGCAGGACCGCACCGGGTCAGATTTGGATTAAGCGGGTTGTTGCCGAGATGGGCGGCAAGGACTGCATCATCGTTGACTCTGAGGCGGATTTGCCCAGTGCGGTTGAAGGGGTCGTGGTCTCAGCATATGGCTTTCAGGGGCAGAAATGCTCTGCCTGCTCAAGGCTGGTCCTTGATGCCAAAATCTATGATGAGTTCCTTGATATGCTCATCGCCCGCGTGAAGAAGATTAAGATGGGACCGGTGGAAGAACAGGAAAACTGGCTCGGACCGGTGATAAACCAGAGCGCCTTTAAAAAGATAATGGACTACATTGCCGTGGGCAAGAAGGAGGGCAGGCTGATTTGCGGCGGCAAGGGCGACGAACGCAATGGCTATTTTATCCAGCCGACCATATTTGCCGATGTGAAGAGAAATGCGAGAATCGCCCAGGAGGAGATTTTTGGACCGGTCTTGGCGGTCATCAAGGCGCGCAACTTTGCCGATGCGCTTGATATTGCCAACTCTACCGAATATGGCTTGACCGGCGCGGTCTACACCCGCAACCGGGATAAAATTATCCGCGCCAAAAAGGAGTTTCATGTTGGCAACCTCTATTTCAACCGCAAGTGCACCGGCGCTTTGGTTGATGTCCAGCCGTTTGGCGGGTTTAATATGTCTGGCACCGACTCCAAGGCGGGCGGCAGGGACTATCTCTTGCTTTTCCTGCAGGCAAAGTCAATGACCGAAAGGTTCTAA
- the rpsO gene encoding 30S ribosomal protein S15 yields the protein MALTKEQKQRLVSAFQLHERDTGSPEVQIAILTERINLLTEHLKVHKKDKHSRRGLIKLVNERRRHLQYLARHHQERYEKIVTALGLRG from the coding sequence ATGGCATTAACTAAGGAGCAAAAGCAAAGGTTGGTAAGCGCCTTTCAGTTGCACGAGCGGGACACCGGTTCCCCGGAGGTGCAGATTGCGATTCTCACCGAGAGAATCAACCTCCTGACCGAGCATCTGAAGGTGCATAAGAAGGACAAACATTCCCGGCGTGGGCTGATTAAACTGGTAAATGAGAGGCGCCGGCATTTGCAGTATCTGGCAAGGCATCATCAGGAGCGCTACGAGAAGATTGTTACCGCTCTCGGCCTCCGGGGTTAA
- a CDS encoding cyclic 2,3-diphosphoglycerate synthase — translation MRKRVIIMGAAGMDYHLFNMVFRDNEKYEVVGFTMAAEQNLGTVGRLRTYPPLLAGKLYPDGIPTYYEKELPELIRSLKVDEVYFAYSDVNHNFVMHRASEVLVAGARFCLMPPRLLQIKASKPVFAVCAVRTGCGKSQTSRRVYEILQGEGLKVVAIREPMPYGELEKQVWQRFASYEDLDRANVTIEEREEYEPYIEQGMVIYAGCDYQEILRHAEAEADCIVWDGGNNEISFYVPDLLIVITDPLRTDHTLSYHPGEVNLMMADVVVINKEDSAKPEAIKRLKELIKETNPKAIIVDADSPLTVEKPELIKGKKVLVVEDGPTVTHGEMPYGAGRIAAERFGAGVIVDPKPYARGSLAQELVRSRHLDRVLPAMGYSAEQLKELEEAINRADCDIVISGTPIDLSRLIKTNKPVVRVRYRLKEKSQPDLKEIITEWFKRRRNEGD, via the coding sequence ATGCGTAAGCGAGTAATAATAATGGGCGCTGCCGGCATGGACTATCACCTTTTCAATATGGTCTTCCGAGACAATGAGAAGTATGAGGTGGTTGGTTTCACAATGGCGGCAGAGCAGAACCTGGGTACGGTGGGCAGGTTGCGCACCTATCCACCACTCCTTGCCGGCAAACTTTACCCAGATGGCATCCCAACATATTACGAAAAGGAACTGCCTGAACTCATCCGCTCACTCAAGGTTGATGAGGTCTATTTTGCCTACTCTGATGTCAATCATAACTTTGTGATGCATCGGGCATCTGAGGTATTGGTCGCGGGTGCGAGGTTCTGCCTTATGCCACCAAGACTTTTGCAAATCAAGGCATCCAAGCCGGTCTTTGCGGTATGTGCGGTGCGTACCGGTTGTGGCAAATCCCAGACATCTCGTCGGGTTTATGAAATCTTGCAGGGAGAAGGTTTAAAGGTTGTTGCGATTCGCGAACCGATGCCCTATGGCGAGCTTGAAAAACAGGTGTGGCAGCGTTTTGCCAGTTATGAGGACCTTGACCGCGCCAATGTCACAATTGAGGAGCGGGAGGAGTATGAACCTTATATTGAACAGGGGATGGTAATCTATGCTGGCTGCGATTATCAGGAGATTTTAAGGCATGCCGAGGCAGAAGCCGATTGTATTGTCTGGGATGGTGGGAACAACGAAATCTCCTTTTATGTCCCGGACTTACTGATTGTCATTACGGACCCTTTGCGAACAGACCACACCCTTTCTTACCATCCTGGTGAGGTGAATCTGATGATGGCTGATGTGGTGGTGATTAACAAGGAGGATTCGGCAAAACCCGAGGCAATCAAGAGGCTCAAGGAGTTAATCAAGGAGACAAACCCTAAGGCGATAATCGTTGACGCCGATTCCCCATTAACCGTTGAGAAACCAGAGTTAATCAAAGGCAAAAAGGTCTTGGTTGTGGAGGATGGACCAACCGTTACCCATGGCGAGATGCCCTATGGTGCGGGCAGGATTGCTGCTGAGCGTTTTGGCGCAGGGGTCATTGTTGACCCGAAACCCTATGCGCGGGGGAGTCTGGCTCAGGAGCTTGTTCGCAGCAGGCATCTTGACCGGGTCCTGCCGGCAATGGGTTATTCAGCTGAACAGTTAAAGGAGCTGGAGGAGGCAATCAATCGGGCTGATTGCGACATCGTCATCAGCGGCACACCGATTGACCTGAGCCGGCTGATAAAGACCAACAAACCTGTTGTCAGGGTCCGTTACCGGCTAAAGGAAAAGTCCCAGCCTGACCTGAAGGAGATTATCACCGAATGGTTCAAGCGAAGGCGAAATGAAGGAGATTGA